From the Helianthus annuus cultivar XRQ/B chromosome 17, HanXRQr2.0-SUNRISE, whole genome shotgun sequence genome, the window ACATCAATTAGACGTTACCAATGCGTTTCTACACGGTAATCTTAATGAAACGGTATACATGTATCAACCAATGGGTTTTCGGCATCGAGATTTTCCGAATCATGTTTGTCGCCTCAAAAAGTCGCTATATGGGTTAAAGCAAGCACCACGGGCGTGGTATCAATGTTTCACTGATTATGTTCTCACTATGGGATTTATCCAAAGCAGGTGCGACACATCCTTATTTATTTTTCATCACGGGAAGGACACTGCCTTCTTGCTTCtctatgttgatgacattgtCCTTGTCACCTCTTCTGATCAACTTCAGCAACGCCTTATGGCGCATCTTACCAATGAGTTTGCAATGAAAGACCTTGGCCCTCTAAGTTTCTTCCTTGGCATCTCGGTTTCAAGAACCAAAGACTTCATGTTCTAGTCACAACAAGCATATGCACTTGATATTATCAAACGGGCCAACATGACACAATGTAATCCGGTATCTACTCCCGTTGACACTAATGCCAAGCTCAGTGCCTCGTCCGGTGATGATTTTGCCGACCCAACTCTTTACCGCAGCTTGGCAGGTGCGTTACAATATCTCACCTTTACACGTCCCGACATCAGTTACGCGGTCCAACAAATATGCATGCATATGCACACCCCTAAAACGGGCCATTGGCTAGCTCTGAAACGGATCATCCGGTACATCAAAGGTACTGTCTCATTCGGCTTAACACTCGGCCCCACTGGCTCCAAGTCCCTCGTTGCCTACACGGACGCCGACTGGGCTGGCTGCCCTGACACCCGTCGGTCGACTAGTGGATATTGTGTTTATTATGGCGACAATCTTATTTCGTGATCCTCGAAACGGCAACCGACTATATCTCGATCGAGTGCTGAAGCCGAATATCGGGCAGTTGCTAACGTAGTCTCAGAAATATGTTGGCTTCGTAATCTACTATTGGAACTTCGCCGGCCACTGTTACTCGCCACACTCGTCTATTGTGATAACATTAGTGCGATTTACTTAATGGGCAATCCGGTTCAGCATCAACGTACGAAACATATCGAACTTGATATACACTTTGTTCGCGAACAAGTTCAACACGGACAGGTGCGTGTGTTACATGTTCCCTCTCGATACCAAGTCGCTGACATTTTCACCAAAGGACTTCCGCGGATTCTCTTTGAAGATTTTAGATCCAGTCTCAGCATCCGGTCCCCTCCCGCTTTGACTGCAGGGGTGTAATAGCTCTAGTCATTATTTGTAAATTTAGAAATGATAGTGATCGCATGTATTATGGAAATTTGTTATATCTCTCCCAAAATAGAGGAGATATGTATCTATATATGTGAATGAGAATGAAGGAGAGGATCATCGATCCTATTACAGAATATTGGCCTCTTAcacctcatacatctttttatcattctcctgcatgttcacataggctgtgacacgaggtctgccttcaaagtcatgtgtagggtttgtgtacccatcaACAATATAGATCCACATGTGagtgtcctgatattcaatgaaggattgaaacctatcattccatgtcaagtagttctccaccttcatcatctttggtggtttgttcgtagtgccaacctcatgcttcatccttaagagttcgttcaatttagtcatgttcgacattttaatgtaagcagactggtaaaaccgtacaaattttgtccgaaatctgtttttatcaaattataccgttagattcGTCTTGAGATTACGATTCCAATgatatattgtcacacccccaaaatccacctgcggagtatcaccgcttgggagcgtgaccgaccaggatcaaaccaccaatcatatcaaacacaacatttaataataaaagtagataatataattcatcacgacatgattaatgtccaaaaccaaactttgtttaaatagcggaagcatgtaagtaaacccaacataagcgataatgtataaaatgtcataagtgtttaattcaGCGTTCACGacccatgcccacaacgacctgctcctccttgtgcaagctccataagtacctaaggtcctgcaaggcatgcagcagagagtcaacaactagttgagcgagttcacagttaacagttcagtaatagcaAACCGTAATAGTACGTGTAtcagtatgttcgttcgttattcAGGTATtcgttcgtatcgcggcctcccaggcaggtatgcgaagattagaggaaatttcccaagtattctagactaggtttatttgtatcgcggcctcccaggcaggtgtgcgaagattagtacatttagttcgcgaccttcctatggcaggtgtgcgaagtcagtcataatatcgcggccaacccttggcaggtgtgcgaagatcagttcaatgagtgttactagtctagccgtatcttatcgttagattctatcatctgagtaaatacaataagtcatccaatcccattcccacccgggaaccccatgccttggctgtgtgaactcaccttggtttgctcgatatgctaagttaagtgctcacaatTTGTCAGTCAAGTCCTATATTTATGCACGCATGCACAATCAGTACATGATCATAAAGTTTCGCATGCAATCAATTTCACAGAGTGTGTTTGACAGTTAATATTATGTAACACACTAACAGTTAATCACATATAATAAGCTTAGCATACGTAACCTAATTAACATAACCTAGTTAACTTACTAACATTCTTGGCATGCTTAACAGTGTAAGTAGACCTAACAGGTTCAACAACTAACATCGTTAATAACTAACAGAGTTACCATCTAGAATACATATGAGATCATATGTGATGAAAACACATTAATGGTGAAAACACTTTTAGATGAAAACCCCTCATGGACGAAATCAGATGCTGCCAAACAACCTTTTGGCGAAAACCCTTTTGGAGCCGAAATCACTTGGGCCGAAATCCCCCAAGGTGATTTCGTTGGGGTGGAGTTTTGGTTCCCGTCGGTTTTATGATCAACATCATCATTCACAGCCGTTTCATCAACCCACTGATCATACGATTAACAGTTACACATATATGATGTTATTCAATTTCAATAATAAATCATTTGACACAATCATGTGGGCATCAATTTAATCGAGAACACTTAGTGATGGCATTTATCCTGATCATACATATTCTTATGAAAGCTCA encodes:
- the LOC110925254 gene encoding uncharacterized mitochondrial protein AtMg00810-like, producing MTQCNPVSTPVDTNAKLSASSGDDFADPTLYRSLAGALQYLTFTRPDISYAVQQICMHMHTPKTGHWLALKRIIRYIKGTVSFGLTLGPTGSKSLVAYTDADWAGCPDTRRSTSGYCVYYGDNLIS